Proteins from one Actinobacillus delphinicola genomic window:
- the trmL gene encoding tRNA (uridine(34)/cytosine(34)/5-carboxymethylaminomethyluridine(34)-2'-O)-methyltransferase TrmL produces MLDIVLYEPEIPQNTGNIIRLCANTGFRLHLIEPLGFRWDDKKLRRSGLDYHEYADIKHYKNYAEFLELAQPKRIFAMTTKGLPSPSQVHFQAGDFLMFGPETRGIPKEILDTFPIEQKLRIPMIANSRSMNLSNSVAVAVYEAWRQLGFNDAVNYDPNFNTEA; encoded by the coding sequence ATGTTAGATATTGTATTATACGAGCCAGAAATTCCTCAAAATACTGGGAACATCATTCGCCTTTGCGCCAATACAGGATTTAGACTTCATCTCATCGAGCCGCTTGGCTTCCGTTGGGATGATAAAAAATTGCGTCGTAGCGGTTTGGATTACCATGAATACGCAGACATTAAACATTACAAAAACTATGCTGAATTTCTAGAACTCGCCCAACCAAAACGCATTTTTGCCATGACAACAAAAGGGCTCCCCTCTCCAAGTCAGGTCCATTTCCAAGCGGGTGACTTTTTAATGTTTGGTCCTGAAACACGTGGTATTCCAAAGGAAATCTTAGATACGTTTCCTATTGAGCAAAAACTACGTATTCCAATGATAGCAAATAGTCGTAGTATGAATTTATCTAACTCCGTTGCTGTGGCAGTTTATGAAGCATGGCGACAACTTGGCTTTAATGATGCCGTCAACTATGATCCAAATTTTAATACGGAGGCTTAA
- a CDS encoding uroporphyrinogen-III C-methyltransferase, whose protein sequence is MSKENNSPQDNKADKNVIAPADTAAKAKPQAEKMKKNDENRGVPDQKSKQKTKKGSGTALAILAILLSLGIGAGGYYFIQQNDQQSDSQINQLTTQIAQISQKLQDGSPLSKQLNTVTNTVQDLQKNDETLQDKIANLNDELQIKNQAINALQIQINRLNSGMKDTHPKAWKLAEANYLLNNAYQKLVISDDVPSTIALLHAADRTLAQIDDPSALSVRAAIAQDLRTLMAVKVVDENKIMASLSDLTAEVSDLMPLSLRHEDDNQLSHSVKDWKENIKKSIGSFMDKFIRVTPRNSHSQELLTPRQEIYLRENLRLRLQIATIAVERHQEGVYKQSLQLVADWTKHYFDMKEPVVKQFLATVQKLQDENVAMDLPTTLTSMNLMNKLLDSANPQATNL, encoded by the coding sequence ATGTCGAAAGAAAATAATTCCCCGCAAGATAATAAAGCGGATAAAAATGTGATAGCACCAGCGGATACGGCTGCTAAAGCGAAACCACAAGCAGAAAAAATGAAAAAAAATGACGAAAATCGTGGCGTACCGGATCAAAAATCAAAGCAAAAAACAAAAAAAGGAAGTGGTACGGCATTAGCAATTTTAGCAATTTTGTTGAGCTTAGGCATTGGGGCTGGAGGCTATTATTTTATTCAGCAAAATGATCAACAATCTGATAGCCAAATTAATCAATTAACGACACAGATTGCACAGATTTCTCAAAAGTTACAAGACGGATCTCCTTTATCTAAGCAATTGAACACAGTCACTAATACTGTGCAAGATTTACAAAAAAATGATGAAACATTGCAAGATAAAATAGCGAATTTGAATGATGAACTTCAGATTAAGAATCAAGCAATTAACGCATTACAAATTCAAATTAATCGCTTAAATTCAGGAATGAAAGATACGCATCCTAAAGCGTGGAAATTGGCAGAAGCAAATTATTTGTTAAATAACGCGTATCAAAAATTAGTCATTAGTGATGATGTGCCATCAACTATTGCGTTATTACATGCTGCAGATCGTACGCTTGCACAAATTGATGACCCAAGTGCGCTCTCGGTACGTGCTGCGATTGCTCAAGATTTACGTACATTGATGGCGGTTAAAGTTGTTGATGAAAATAAAATTATGGCAAGTCTTTCTGATTTAACTGCCGAAGTATCAGATTTGATGCCATTAAGTTTACGTCATGAGGATGACAACCAATTAAGCCATTCAGTGAAAGATTGGAAAGAGAATATTAAAAAGTCTATTGGTTCGTTTATGGATAAATTTATCCGTGTTACTCCAAGAAATTCGCACAGTCAGGAATTATTAACCCCACGTCAAGAAATCTACTTGCGTGAAAATCTGCGTTTACGTTTGCAAATTGCAACAATTGCAGTAGAACGCCATCAAGAAGGGGTTTATAAACAATCTTTACAACTTGTAGCAGATTGGACAAAACACTATTTTGATATGAAAGAACCCGTGGTTAAACAATTCTTAGCGACAGTTCAAAAATTACAAGATGAAAATGTTGCAATGGATTTACCAACGACATTAACTAGCATGAATTTGATGAATAAACTGTTAGATTCGGCTAATCCACAGGCGACAAATTTATAA
- a CDS encoding heme biosynthesis HemY N-terminal domain-containing protein encodes MFKVLFLMLLLLAGILGAPYIAGKQGYVLIETANYRYELSITMLVILFVASLAAVYIIEWVLSRFFRLSRSSYTWFSRRKRSKAQRQTLEGLMAFGEGNYRKAQRLIGSNAMYSDEPVLNLIKAAQAAQKAGDDLSANRYLKEATGITGENNLLVEIARIKILIAQQKWEEARSTVEGLLKISHNNPEILSLAIEIYQHDHAYAALDRILDQVERSGMYDSKTYDALEQEVENGLLDEKLKEGGVKGLLAWWKDQSRQRRGRYEMKVGMAKRLLDNGDQENAYNLILDAAKTTESEGKALYQTLQQQIIRLKDIESSKLQRVLEKQLPHANTFKDDLHRSLAYLYVRAGDYAKASHMFSELLKDKAEMQENDVAMAVFAFEQNGEPQLARQLREDNLKNMVPANAASNVKELKHI; translated from the coding sequence ATGTTTAAAGTATTATTCCTTATGTTGCTTTTACTTGCTGGAATTTTGGGTGCTCCTTATATTGCAGGCAAGCAAGGCTATGTTTTAATTGAAACTGCAAATTATCGTTATGAATTATCAATTACTATGCTCGTGATTTTATTCGTAGCGAGTTTAGCGGCAGTTTATATTATTGAATGGGTTTTATCTCGTTTTTTCCGATTAAGTCGTTCATCTTATACTTGGTTTTCACGCCGTAAACGTAGTAAAGCTCAACGCCAAACCCTAGAAGGTTTAATGGCATTTGGTGAAGGGAATTATCGTAAGGCACAACGTTTAATTGGTAGCAATGCGATGTATTCTGATGAGCCTGTTCTGAATTTGATTAAGGCGGCACAAGCTGCCCAAAAAGCGGGTGATGACTTGTCTGCTAATCGTTATCTTAAAGAGGCTACAGGGATTACAGGCGAGAACAATTTATTAGTAGAAATTGCACGTATTAAGATTTTAATTGCCCAACAAAAATGGGAAGAAGCACGTTCTACTGTTGAAGGACTTTTAAAAATTAGCCACAACAATCCAGAAATTTTGTCATTGGCAATTGAAATTTACCAACATGACCACGCATATGCGGCGCTTGACCGAATTTTAGATCAAGTAGAACGTTCTGGCATGTATGATAGTAAAACGTATGATGCGCTTGAACAGGAAGTTGAAAATGGTTTGTTAGACGAAAAATTAAAAGAGGGTGGGGTAAAAGGACTCCTTGCCTGGTGGAAAGATCAAAGCCGTCAACGTCGTGGTCGATATGAAATGAAAGTGGGGATGGCTAAACGATTGTTAGATAACGGTGATCAAGAAAATGCATATAACCTGATTTTAGATGCAGCCAAAACAACCGAATCAGAAGGAAAAGCGTTATACCAAACACTACAACAGCAAATTATTCGTTTAAAAGATATTGAAAGTTCCAAATTACAGCGTGTTTTAGAAAAACAATTACCGCATGCGAATACCTTTAAAGATGATCTTCACCGTAGTTTAGCTTATCTTTACGTTCGTGCGGGTGACTATGCGAAAGCAAGTCATATGTTTAGCGAATTATTGAAAGATAAAGCTGAAATGCAAGAAAATGATGTCGCAATGGCTGTATTTGCCTTCGAACAAAATGGCGAACCTCAACTTGCACGTCAACTTCGAGAAGATAATTTAAAAAATATGGTGCCAGCAAATGCCGCATCAAATGTTAAAGAACTAAAACATATCTAA
- a CDS encoding chloride channel protein, whose protein sequence is MRIFSPKFRQYVRKKKRQSHRISHKSVEFTCLLIGAALVALVSFGFAQLANWGLALNHSWVAKYPRAVWVVLPIGLAILAWFTRKYAPFVSGSGIPQVIASINLPHGPYKGYLVRFWQTLWKIPLTFLAMIIGGSVGREGPSVQVGAAVMLAWGNFCRRHGLAFSGLTANELIATGAAGGLAAAFNAPLAGVMFAIEELGRGVALRWERKILLGVLACGFILIAIAGNNPYFPHYHGAVDVPYFILWVAGCGVICGVLGGLFAKLLAKGVVALSPARIRGWLRRHPVMVAFGLGLLLAAIGTVAQGQTYGTGYGVVAQALDGNSVAENLGIWKLLATVGTYWSGVAGGIFTPCLTTGAGIGMQIWSLTGGIIDQRLLVLICMAAFLAGATQSPVTASVVVMEMTGSQPVLFWMLLCSIGASIISRQFNPKPFYHFAAGRFRQRVQELAKEESELKNNNEAQQKA, encoded by the coding sequence ATGAGAATATTTTCACCAAAATTTCGTCAATACGTCCGCAAGAAAAAACGTCAAAGTCATCGAATATCCCATAAAAGCGTGGAGTTTACTTGTTTACTTATTGGGGCAGCGCTCGTTGCGCTCGTTTCTTTCGGATTCGCTCAATTGGCTAACTGGGGATTAGCATTAAATCATTCTTGGGTTGCTAAATATCCACGTGCAGTTTGGGTCGTTTTACCAATAGGTTTAGCGATTTTGGCATGGTTTACACGCAAATATGCCCCTTTCGTATCAGGAAGTGGTATTCCGCAGGTTATCGCTTCAATTAATCTGCCACATGGTCCGTATAAAGGTTATTTAGTCAGATTTTGGCAAACATTATGGAAAATTCCACTTACATTTCTCGCAATGATAATTGGTGGTTCTGTGGGTCGTGAAGGTCCATCTGTACAAGTTGGGGCTGCGGTTATGTTGGCATGGGGAAACTTCTGTCGCCGTCATGGTCTGGCTTTTTCAGGTTTAACCGCAAATGAATTAATTGCAACAGGGGCTGCAGGCGGTTTAGCCGCTGCATTTAATGCACCTCTAGCAGGGGTAATGTTTGCGATTGAAGAATTAGGACGTGGCGTAGCTTTACGTTGGGAACGTAAAATTTTACTTGGTGTTCTTGCGTGTGGTTTTATCTTAATTGCTATTGCAGGGAATAACCCTTATTTCCCACATTATCATGGGGCGGTCGATGTACCTTATTTTATTTTGTGGGTAGCTGGCTGTGGTGTGATCTGCGGTGTATTAGGTGGATTATTTGCTAAATTACTTGCGAAAGGTGTTGTAGCACTTTCTCCAGCACGTATTCGAGGTTGGTTGCGTCGCCATCCTGTTATGGTTGCATTTGGATTAGGGCTTCTTTTGGCTGCAATTGGTACTGTTGCACAAGGTCAAACCTATGGTACAGGTTACGGCGTCGTCGCTCAGGCATTAGATGGCAACTCCGTGGCTGAAAATTTAGGTATCTGGAAATTACTTGCAACAGTAGGAACTTATTGGTCAGGCGTTGCAGGTGGTATTTTTACTCCTTGTTTAACAACAGGTGCGGGGATTGGGATGCAAATTTGGTCTTTAACTGGCGGCATCATTGATCAACGTTTACTTGTGCTTATTTGTATGGCAGCTTTCTTGGCAGGCGCAACACAATCACCTGTTACAGCAAGTGTCGTAGTAATGGAAATGACAGGTAGTCAACCTGTTCTATTCTGGATGTTACTTTGCAGTATTGGCGCATCAATTATTTCCCGCCAATTTAATCCAAAACCTTTCTATCATTTTGCAGCGGGACGATTCCGCCAACGTGTACAAGAACTTGCTAAAGAAGAAAGTGAACTTAAAAATAATAACGAAGCTCAACAAAAGGCATAA
- the dusA gene encoding tRNA dihydrouridine(20/20a) synthase DusA, giving the protein MTQQFYRGRFSVAPMLDWTTRHCRYFHRQFSQHALLYTEMVTTGAIMHAKYDHLLFSEAEHPVALQLGGSDPKALAQCAKLAEERGYDEINLNVGCPSDRVQNGAFGACLMGNAPLVADCIAAMKAEVRIPVTVKTRIGIDDLDSYPFLTDFIEKVAQAGCEEFIVHARKAWLSGLSPKENRDIPPLDYERVYQLKRDFPHLWIAINGGIKTLDEMKQHLQHVDGVMVGREAYQNPSILGYVDHMLFDESAPIVTPLEAIEKMLPYVEEQLSQGVKLNHMTNSLLGAFQGCKGAKQYRRHLSENAYKVGAGVEVLEHALGFVK; this is encoded by the coding sequence ATGACACAACAATTTTACCGAGGGCGATTTTCTGTCGCCCCTATGCTTGATTGGACGACAAGACATTGTCGTTATTTTCATCGTCAGTTTAGTCAACATGCGTTGCTATATACCGAAATGGTAACAACGGGTGCCATTATGCACGCAAAATATGATCATCTCCTTTTCTCAGAAGCAGAACATCCTGTTGCTCTTCAACTAGGAGGAAGTGATCCGAAAGCATTAGCACAATGTGCAAAATTAGCGGAGGAACGAGGTTATGATGAAATTAACCTCAATGTTGGTTGTCCATCTGATCGTGTACAAAATGGCGCATTTGGTGCGTGCTTAATGGGGAATGCCCCTCTTGTTGCAGATTGTATTGCGGCGATGAAAGCTGAGGTGAGGATTCCTGTTACCGTGAAAACGCGAATTGGGATTGATGATCTTGATAGTTACCCATTTTTGACAGATTTTATTGAAAAAGTGGCACAAGCAGGCTGTGAGGAATTTATTGTACATGCTCGCAAAGCTTGGCTGTCTGGTTTAAGTCCTAAAGAAAATCGTGATATTCCACCATTAGATTATGAACGTGTTTACCAATTGAAACGTGATTTTCCACATCTTTGGATTGCGATTAATGGTGGCATTAAAACATTAGATGAAATGAAGCAACATCTTCAACATGTTGATGGCGTGATGGTGGGGCGAGAGGCTTACCAAAACCCATCTATTTTAGGTTATGTTGATCATATGTTATTTGATGAAAGTGCACCGATTGTTACTCCGCTAGAGGCGATCGAGAAAATGTTACCTTATGTTGAGGAACAGTTATCACAAGGTGTGAAACTAAATCATATGACAAACAGTTTATTAGGTGCATTTCAAGGTTGCAAAGGAGCGAAACAATATCGTCGCCACTTAAGTGAAAATGCGTATAAAGTGGGCGCAGGTGTTGAGGTTTTAGAACACGCTTTAGGATTTGTAAAATAA
- the hpf gene encoding ribosome hibernation-promoting factor, HPF/YfiA family yields the protein MKVDITSKQMEITPAIRQYVESRLEKLEKWQTPLINPHFILHKDPQGFSVDANIGTVHGELVAHAEAKDMYEAINLVEEKLARQLNKAQHKSESFRKEERLKDEFEGKNPF from the coding sequence ATGAAAGTTGATATCACCAGTAAACAAATGGAAATCACTCCTGCCATCCGCCAATACGTTGAATCTCGTCTTGAAAAACTCGAAAAATGGCAAACTCCGTTAATTAATCCTCATTTCATTCTACATAAAGATCCACAAGGTTTTTCTGTTGATGCTAATATTGGCACTGTTCACGGTGAACTCGTTGCCCATGCAGAAGCGAAAGATATGTATGAAGCCATTAATTTAGTAGAGGAAAAACTCGCTCGCCAATTGAATAAGGCTCAACATAAAAGTGAATCTTTCCGTAAAGAAGAACGTTTAAAAGATGAATTTGAAGGTAAAAACCCTTTCTAA
- a CDS encoding alanine/glycine:cation symporter family protein: MTVTSFFQAIDSFVWGPPLLVLLAGTGIYFTIRLGFLQIFQLPRALYYLFNKEPGATKGDVSAFAALCTALAATIGTGNIVGVATAIQAGGPGALFWMWIVALFGMATKYAECLLALKYRIRDKQGFMAGGPMYYIERGLGLPWLAKAFAIFGILVAFFGIGTFPQVNAITHAMHDTFHVPVIISAIVITVLVAMIILGGVKRIATVSSVIVPFMAIFYVGTAITIIVLNWRALPAAISLIIKCAFEPQAVLGGALGYTVLRAIQSGVSRGIFSNESGLGSAPIAAAAAETKEPARQGLISMTGTFLDTIVVCSMTGIVLILTGAWNTGLHGVEVTNYAFSHGLGHAFGASIVTIGLLFFAFTTILGWCYYGERCFVYLAGIKGIKVYRSIFIILVGAGAFLKLDLIWILADIVNGLMAIPNLIALVGLRKVVVKETQDFFARIAEQEKNKEQELAID, encoded by the coding sequence ATGACTGTTACATCTTTTTTTCAAGCTATTGATAGCTTTGTATGGGGACCACCGTTATTAGTACTTCTAGCAGGAACGGGGATTTATTTCACTATCCGTTTAGGTTTTCTGCAAATTTTCCAATTACCACGTGCGCTTTACTATTTATTTAACAAAGAACCTGGCGCAACAAAGGGTGATGTGTCCGCTTTTGCTGCTTTATGTACTGCCCTTGCCGCCACGATTGGTACAGGTAATATCGTAGGGGTTGCAACTGCTATTCAAGCAGGGGGGCCAGGCGCATTATTTTGGATGTGGATCGTTGCCTTATTTGGTATGGCAACCAAATATGCAGAGTGTTTATTAGCTCTAAAATATCGTATCCGTGATAAACAAGGCTTTATGGCTGGCGGTCCAATGTATTACATTGAGCGTGGGCTTGGTCTACCATGGCTTGCAAAGGCGTTTGCTATTTTTGGTATTTTGGTGGCTTTTTTCGGAATTGGTACTTTCCCTCAAGTAAATGCCATTACGCATGCTATGCATGATACATTCCATGTTCCTGTTATTATTTCTGCGATTGTTATCACCGTTTTAGTCGCCATGATTATTCTCGGAGGGGTAAAACGTATTGCCACAGTATCCTCTGTCATCGTACCTTTCATGGCAATTTTCTATGTAGGTACAGCGATTACGATTATTGTTCTTAACTGGCGTGCCTTACCCGCTGCAATTTCACTAATCATTAAATGTGCATTTGAACCACAAGCTGTCCTAGGCGGTGCATTAGGCTACACCGTACTTCGAGCCATTCAATCTGGCGTATCTCGTGGTATTTTTTCAAATGAATCAGGACTAGGTTCTGCGCCAATTGCAGCAGCAGCGGCTGAAACTAAAGAGCCAGCACGCCAAGGCTTAATTTCAATGACAGGTACATTCCTTGATACCATTGTTGTTTGCTCAATGACAGGTATTGTGCTTATCCTTACAGGGGCTTGGAATACGGGCTTACATGGTGTTGAAGTCACTAACTACGCATTTAGCCACGGTTTAGGACATGCGTTTGGTGCAAGTATTGTGACTATCGGTTTACTTTTCTTCGCATTCACCACTATCTTAGGTTGGTGCTACTATGGTGAACGTTGTTTCGTTTATCTTGCGGGTATTAAAGGCATCAAAGTTTATCGTAGTATTTTTATCATCCTTGTCGGCGCAGGTGCATTTTTAAAACTTGATCTTATTTGGATATTAGCTGATATCGTGAATGGGTTAATGGCAATTCCAAATTTAATTGCACTTGTTGGTTTACGCAAAGTCGTTGTAAAAGAAACGCAAGATTTCTTTGCCCGCATTGCGGAACAAGAAAAAAATAAGGAACAAGAGTTAGCTATTGATTAA
- a CDS encoding TonB-dependent receptor domain-containing protein: protein MKLSKIYTALFLTMPAIAMADDTPTTLNEISVVALRDASTYAKEANKTVVLDNNQIQVAQASSVAQALKNVPNMSIEGGDRAINQKPDIRGLTGNRVAQVIDGVKQNFELKNRGSYFLPMSMVQSVEVIKGPASTLWGNGALGGVVAMRTPTALDLLDDGQDFGAKVNQGYHSANQLSETSAMVYAANDNFDALLGGFYNHANNLRLGDGQHLPNSGYIQKGGLAKLGWQIDDANRVTVSHRLVRISQTSPNDNNLLNGKLAQDTPVGTKGLTFKQFMELAHGARNGLHMVNYKYSPLSHQTITDQNTTLDYAFDPESKYIDSHVTLYRNHTVEREHWLVDNVNDKTKYVTNGFNIRNSSDFDWLYLTYGVDFAHNKINTVREKNVNVFESKYRPSGYNGKSDNTGVFLQGYVPLFNKSLVLSPGIRYDHYRTKAEGHFQSVTILPSKSMRPIPQIIPEDKLNDPKLTDHHYSPSFAVTWKPAEFFTLGIKYNEAFRAPSLQESFANGYLFGIKLDPISMQNGIKQQMINGMLQGMIQGMKKQGVPAAQAEKIAQSRLPQLTAQVNKILEHHPKVDAYPAQLYPNVHLKPEIARNKEIDANFHFQDVFTSGDKWDWSAAFFRNDIKNMIEPHLSFGEQMAVAEYVNLPKARITGFEVGTHYRNDYVGLGVSYGQMYGKVTETDHNNLFLKSVNVGDPLDNIPANKLSVSADYYFIPNVFNVGTIVTYHRNQNRVSSTYERNWGDGTPFKHYTLTEIHTTYAPKDGTLKDLRIDFSIDNLFDQSYRPAFSLMNGAGRNFKLNIGYKF, encoded by the coding sequence ATGAAGTTATCTAAAATTTATACTGCTCTTTTCTTAACTATGCCAGCCATTGCCATGGCTGATGATACCCCAACGACACTTAATGAAATTTCAGTTGTTGCGTTGAGGGATGCGAGTACTTATGCAAAAGAAGCGAATAAAACAGTTGTTTTAGATAACAATCAAATTCAAGTAGCTCAAGCTTCAAGTGTCGCACAAGCCTTAAAAAATGTGCCTAATATGAGTATTGAAGGTGGAGATCGAGCTATTAATCAAAAACCAGATATTCGTGGGCTAACAGGTAACCGAGTAGCACAAGTTATTGATGGTGTTAAACAAAACTTTGAATTAAAAAACCGTGGTTCTTATTTCTTACCAATGTCAATGGTACAAAGCGTTGAAGTGATTAAAGGACCTGCCTCTACGTTGTGGGGTAATGGTGCCCTTGGTGGTGTGGTAGCAATGCGGACACCAACAGCATTGGATTTATTAGATGATGGGCAGGATTTTGGTGCGAAAGTGAATCAAGGTTATCACAGTGCAAACCAACTTTCTGAAACATCAGCAATGGTTTATGCTGCAAATGATAATTTTGATGCATTACTTGGTGGATTCTATAACCATGCTAATAATTTACGTTTAGGCGATGGACAACATTTGCCAAATAGTGGCTATATTCAAAAAGGCGGATTAGCTAAATTAGGCTGGCAGATTGATGATGCAAACCGCGTCACGGTTTCTCACCGCCTTGTACGTATTAGTCAAACTTCACCAAATGATAATAATTTATTAAATGGTAAATTGGCACAAGATACACCAGTTGGGACAAAAGGATTAACGTTTAAACAGTTTATGGAGTTAGCACACGGTGCCCGTAATGGTTTACACATGGTAAATTATAAATATTCACCATTGAGTCATCAGACTATTACTGATCAAAATACAACGTTAGATTATGCTTTCGATCCAGAGTCTAAATATATTGATAGCCACGTTACGTTATATCGTAATCATACCGTTGAGCGTGAACATTGGTTAGTAGATAACGTCAACGATAAAACGAAATATGTGACAAATGGCTTTAATATCCGTAATTCATCAGATTTTGATTGGTTATATTTAACTTACGGTGTGGATTTTGCACATAATAAAATCAATACCGTTCGTGAAAAAAATGTGAATGTTTTTGAATCTAAATATCGACCAAGTGGTTATAACGGAAAATCTGATAATACTGGCGTATTCTTACAAGGTTATGTTCCATTATTCAATAAAAGTTTAGTTTTATCTCCAGGTATTCGTTACGATCATTATCGCACTAAGGCAGAAGGTCATTTTCAATCAGTAACGATTTTACCATCAAAATCTATGCGCCCAATTCCACAAATTATTCCTGAAGATAAATTAAATGATCCGAAGTTGACAGATCACCACTATTCACCATCCTTTGCGGTGACATGGAAACCTGCGGAATTTTTCACTCTAGGAATTAAATATAATGAGGCTTTCCGTGCGCCATCATTACAAGAAAGCTTTGCAAATGGTTATCTCTTTGGAATAAAACTTGATCCTATTTCTATGCAAAATGGGATTAAACAACAAATGATAAATGGAATGTTGCAGGGCATGATTCAAGGAATGAAGAAACAGGGCGTACCAGCAGCACAAGCAGAGAAGATTGCACAAAGCCGTTTACCTCAATTAACGGCGCAGGTAAATAAAATACTAGAACATCATCCAAAAGTTGATGCTTATCCAGCCCAACTTTATCCAAATGTACATTTAAAACCTGAAATTGCACGTAATAAAGAAATTGATGCAAATTTCCATTTCCAAGATGTTTTCACTTCTGGAGATAAATGGGATTGGAGTGCGGCATTTTTCCGTAATGACATCAAAAATATGATTGAACCGCACTTGTCCTTTGGGGAACAAATGGCGGTGGCAGAATATGTTAACTTGCCAAAAGCACGCATTACTGGTTTTGAAGTAGGCACACATTATCGTAATGATTATGTTGGTTTAGGGGTGAGTTATGGTCAAATGTACGGTAAGGTAACAGAAACTGATCACAATAATTTATTCTTAAAAAGCGTGAATGTAGGCGATCCACTTGATAATATCCCTGCGAATAAATTAAGTGTCAGTGCAGATTATTACTTCATTCCAAATGTGTTTAACGTAGGAACTATTGTGACTTATCACCGCAATCAAAACCGTGTTTCATCAACTTATGAACGCAACTGGGGTGATGGTACACCGTTTAAGCATTACACTTTAACCGAAATCCATACAACTTACGCACCGAAAGACGGTACGCTTAAAGATTTACGTATTGATTTCTCAATTGATAACTTATTTGATCAAAGTTATCGCCCAGCCTTTAGTTTGATGAACGGTGCAGGACGTAACTTTAAATTAAATATTGGCTATAAATTCTAA
- the def gene encoding peptide deformylase, translating to MALLNVLIYPDERLKTVATPMTKEDFTPELDEFIDNMFETMYEEQGIGLAATQVDFHKRLIVIDIEGDKQNQLVLINPEIIESEGETGIEEGCLSLPGFNGFVPRKEKVKIRALNRKGEEFELEADELLAICIQHEMDHLEGIVFADYLSPLKRNRIKEKLTKLQKQISRHQK from the coding sequence ATGGCTTTATTAAATGTTTTAATTTATCCGGATGAGCGCCTTAAAACGGTTGCGACTCCGATGACAAAAGAAGATTTTACACCGGAACTTGATGAATTTATTGATAATATGTTTGAAACGATGTACGAAGAACAAGGCATCGGACTTGCTGCAACGCAAGTAGATTTTCATAAACGTCTTATCGTAATTGATATTGAAGGCGACAAACAAAATCAATTAGTTTTAATTAACCCTGAAATCATCGAATCAGAAGGGGAAACGGGTATTGAAGAAGGTTGCTTATCTTTACCTGGCTTTAATGGCTTTGTTCCACGTAAAGAAAAAGTTAAGATTCGTGCTTTAAACCGTAAAGGTGAAGAATTTGAACTTGAAGCGGATGAGTTATTAGCGATCTGTATTCAGCACGAAATGGATCACCTAGAAGGTATCGTTTTTGCTGATTATCTTTCTCCTTTAAAACGCAATCGTATTAAAGAGAAATTAACGAAGTTACAAAAACAAATTAGTCGCCATCAAAAATAG